One Chromatiaceae bacterium genomic region harbors:
- a CDS encoding helix-turn-helix domain-containing protein — protein MSVRTVIESREVPLRVMLALSAADKDALLQTEKKNPDWRVRERAWSVLLLAQGKTCAQVAELQELTMRTVSNTRKRWLAAGLGGLADLPRSGAPAKVSPSEIERLAQWVREEPLSLTELKARHEEAGGAVVHLNTLKAVLKAGGFVWKRTRHSLKKNETTRHLNKQNKRLST, from the coding sequence TTGTCGGTCCGTACCGTCATCGAGAGTCGTGAAGTGCCGCTGCGCGTAATGTTGGCCCTGAGTGCTGCAGACAAGGACGCGTTGCTGCAGACCGAGAAGAAGAACCCTGACTGGCGCGTCCGCGAGCGTGCCTGGAGTGTGTTGCTGCTGGCGCAAGGCAAGACCTGTGCGCAGGTCGCCGAGTTGCAGGAATTGACCATGCGGACCGTGAGCAACACACGAAAAAGATGGCTTGCAGCGGGGTTGGGCGGGTTGGCGGATCTGCCTCGTAGTGGCGCACCTGCGAAGGTGTCGCCGTCGGAGATCGAGCGCTTGGCCCAGTGGGTGCGGGAGGAACCCCTGTCGCTGACCGAGCTCAAGGCGCGTCATGAAGAAGCGGGCGGCGCAGTGGTGCATCTGAACACCTTGAAGGCGGTCCTCAAGGCCGGCGGGTTCGTTTGGAAACGGACCCGGCATAGTCTTAAAAAAAACGAGACGACGCGGCATTTGAACAAGCAAAACAAAAGATTGTCGACCTGA
- a CDS encoding transposase translates to MVDLRTRAQAGEIELAYLDEAGFAQIHPNRSAWTPIGEQHCIEATRGKRLNVVAARLSSGKVFSAKLWCAFKAPLCAGFVALLTAQVTKPLTIILDNASVHKARAIEPLMQVLRRRSVTLYFLPPYCPELNRIEKLWHLVKHSWMPAKHRDAPTLERDVGEILDNVGTRYHMAF, encoded by the coding sequence ATTGTCGACCTGAGAACACGTGCCCAGGCTGGGGAGATCGAATTGGCGTACCTGGACGAAGCCGGATTCGCGCAGATCCATCCGAACCGTAGCGCGTGGACGCCGATCGGCGAGCAGCACTGCATCGAGGCCACACGCGGCAAGCGCCTCAACGTGGTCGCCGCACGGCTGTCGAGCGGAAAGGTCTTCAGTGCCAAGTTGTGGTGTGCGTTCAAGGCGCCCTTGTGTGCAGGGTTCGTCGCGCTCCTCACTGCGCAGGTCACCAAGCCCCTGACGATCATTCTGGACAATGCCTCGGTCCACAAAGCCCGTGCGATCGAGCCGCTGATGCAGGTGCTCCGCCGCCGGAGCGTGACCCTGTACTTCCTGCCGCCGTACTGCCCGGAGCTGAACCGCATCGAGAAGCTCTGGCATCTGGTCAAGCACTCTTGGATGCCTGCCAAGCACCGCGACGCTCCGACGCTGGAGCGTGACGTGGGCGAGATCCTCGACAATGTCGGCACGCGGTACCACATGGCTTTCTAG